Proteins encoded in a region of the uncultured Paludibaculum sp. genome:
- a CDS encoding copper-binding protein, translating into MNRRSFGLAALAAVCAACAKKGENRFDYGEAKKKYELKGVVVSVKPEDRVVTVKHEKIGDWMEAMTMDFPVPSAEEFAKLKPGLAIKATVNVNDMFFWLTGVTVE; encoded by the coding sequence ATGAATCGAAGAAGTTTTGGGTTGGCCGCGCTGGCGGCGGTGTGCGCCGCGTGCGCCAAGAAGGGTGAGAACCGGTTCGACTACGGGGAGGCGAAGAAGAAGTACGAGCTGAAGGGTGTCGTGGTCAGCGTAAAGCCCGAAGATCGCGTAGTGACGGTCAAGCATGAGAAGATCGGGGATTGGATGGAAGCTATGACCATGGATTTCCCGGTGCCTTCGGCCGAGGAGTTCGCCAAACTGAAGCCTGGCCTCGCGATCAAGGCGACAGTGAATGTGAACGACATGTTCTTTTGGCTGACCGGCGTCACCGTGGAGTAA
- a CDS encoding tetratricopeptide repeat protein: protein MLVWLLLLSDASCAMWPRDPATAAYTALREDRLDAAVSAFQEALPCNPSSARLRKDFAYTLLRTGDRLAARRQFEDALHLDPTDETAALEGAFLDYETGRRRQARRAFLRLRASTDPQIQARATRAFEGVDEPLRTAIARWQEALRLAPGQWSGHEELARLAEERDELDLAARHFEEAWRRRPSKSELLLDLARIWQEQGETSKARAALVTAWRTGSPRVSESAREQMNGTMPASSELAMAIPAEEESSDSEVFDAKEMGQRSLESNYLNDALKYLTLAYQQDPKDANILYQLGVTTNMLHRDAEALQWFSLARRSTDPEIAPKAAQAYAALRATQPGFHVSAWVIPIQSSRWNDTFVYGQLRGEYRLKHSILTPYVSLRFLGDTQSAVNRASYTFLSETSVIGAVGLKAQLHPRAFGWFEAGEAVSYVGWRHTMGIASSDYRGGVSWTRGWGRLLGSPEAGWFTESAVDGVYIHRDWNDMILYSQNQFGYTRAKDTRGQQLMTYLNVNLTADSRGHEWANAVEVGPGIRLRLRGMPRGMVFRYDVLYGRYTKPNRSTIDPSYWDARASLWYAISR from the coding sequence ATGCTTGTTTGGCTCCTGCTTCTGTCGGATGCCTCGTGCGCCATGTGGCCGCGCGACCCCGCCACGGCGGCGTATACAGCTTTGCGGGAAGATCGCCTCGATGCGGCGGTTTCGGCATTCCAGGAAGCGTTGCCCTGCAATCCGTCCAGCGCCCGCCTTCGCAAAGACTTCGCCTACACACTCCTACGCACCGGCGATCGCCTGGCCGCGCGCCGCCAGTTTGAGGATGCCCTACATCTGGACCCCACCGACGAAACCGCGGCGCTGGAAGGCGCATTTCTGGATTACGAGACCGGACGCCGGCGCCAGGCCCGCCGCGCCTTCCTGCGGCTGAGAGCGTCCACTGACCCTCAAATACAGGCCAGGGCCACACGCGCGTTCGAGGGCGTCGACGAGCCATTGCGCACCGCCATCGCCCGCTGGCAGGAGGCCCTGCGCCTTGCGCCTGGCCAGTGGTCCGGTCACGAGGAACTGGCTCGGTTGGCCGAGGAGCGGGACGAACTCGATCTCGCGGCCCGGCATTTCGAGGAGGCCTGGCGCCGCCGCCCCAGCAAGTCGGAATTGCTCCTCGACTTGGCTCGTATCTGGCAGGAGCAGGGCGAGACGTCGAAGGCACGCGCCGCGCTCGTCACGGCTTGGCGCACGGGATCGCCCCGCGTCTCGGAATCCGCCCGGGAGCAGATGAACGGGACTATGCCCGCCTCTTCGGAACTAGCCATGGCTATCCCGGCGGAGGAGGAATCGTCGGATTCCGAGGTCTTTGATGCCAAGGAGATGGGCCAACGCTCCCTGGAGAGCAACTACCTGAACGACGCCCTGAAGTACCTGACTCTGGCCTACCAGCAGGATCCGAAAGACGCCAATATCCTCTATCAGTTGGGCGTAACCACCAACATGCTGCACCGTGACGCCGAAGCTCTGCAGTGGTTCAGCCTGGCCCGCCGCTCGACCGACCCCGAGATCGCTCCAAAAGCCGCCCAGGCCTATGCCGCTCTCCGCGCCACACAACCCGGCTTTCACGTCTCCGCCTGGGTCATCCCCATCCAATCCTCACGCTGGAACGACACCTTCGTGTACGGCCAACTGCGCGGCGAGTACCGGCTGAAACACTCGATTCTGACGCCCTACGTGTCTCTGCGATTTCTTGGTGATACTCAGAGCGCCGTGAACCGCGCCTCCTATACTTTCCTTTCCGAGACCAGCGTGATTGGCGCCGTGGGACTGAAGGCCCAACTCCACCCACGAGCGTTCGGTTGGTTTGAAGCCGGGGAAGCCGTGAGTTATGTGGGCTGGCGCCACACCATGGGCATTGCGTCGTCAGACTATCGCGGGGGTGTGTCGTGGACGCGCGGTTGGGGCCGGCTGCTCGGCTCCCCCGAGGCAGGGTGGTTCACCGAATCCGCCGTGGACGGGGTCTACATCCATCGGGACTGGAACGACATGATTTTGTACTCGCAAAACCAATTCGGGTACACCCGGGCGAAAGACACTCGCGGCCAACAGTTGATGACATACCTGAACGTCAATCTCACGGCGGACAGCAGGGGCCACGAATGGGCTAATGCGGTGGAGGTGGGCCCGGGCATCCGCCTGCGGCTCCGGGGCATGCCGAGAGGCATGGTGTTCCGGTACGACGTCTTGTATGGAAGGTACACCAAACCGAACAGATCTACGATTGATCCCAGCTATTGGGATGCCCGCGCGAGTCTTTGGTATGCGATATCTCGTTAG
- a CDS encoding efflux RND transporter periplasmic adaptor subunit, which produces MTNPNPDLVPMPKYTGEPPKKPSALPAILGGLGLLALVGGGAYYWNVVRPAQRAQAALVAVAKTVPIRKTNIEMRLRVTGQTSARDYAFLIAPRIRYRGVDPSMVLLKLASSGSIVRKGDVVAEFDPQAMKDRMDDQIATVKDYENNIKKRRVEQELDMETLQQSLRLAKAAVDKAKLDFRTMEIRTDIDRELLQLAVDEAEAAYKEQQTDVPQKVASQKSDMRILEITKRIEDINMQRQEGDLQKMVIKAPMDGMVVLQTMFRPGGDQVTLAVGDQVRPGQPIMKIIDARTMQVEGQINQSESSSFRIGQTADVSLDAFPGSHYEAKVYAIGALATSGGRQQFFIRNVPVRVQMVNPDKNVIPDLSASADVLLAKADNVLATPASAVEESGNKTYVYVKNGASFERREVRLGLNNGTQVAVLEGLKEGEVVRVN; this is translated from the coding sequence ATGACGAACCCCAACCCAGATTTAGTGCCGATGCCCAAGTACACCGGCGAGCCACCTAAGAAGCCCAGCGCGTTGCCTGCCATCCTGGGTGGTTTGGGTTTGCTGGCGCTTGTCGGGGGTGGTGCATACTACTGGAACGTCGTACGTCCGGCGCAACGGGCACAGGCGGCGCTTGTCGCTGTGGCCAAGACAGTTCCGATCCGCAAGACCAACATCGAGATGCGGTTGCGGGTGACCGGCCAGACCTCGGCTCGTGACTATGCATTTCTCATTGCGCCCCGAATCCGGTACCGTGGCGTGGATCCCAGCATGGTGCTGCTGAAGTTGGCGTCGTCGGGTTCAATTGTCAGGAAGGGCGACGTGGTGGCGGAGTTCGATCCGCAGGCCATGAAGGACCGCATGGACGACCAGATCGCGACTGTAAAGGACTACGAGAACAACATCAAAAAACGTAGGGTGGAGCAGGAACTCGACATGGAGACGCTGCAACAGTCGCTTCGCCTGGCGAAGGCTGCCGTCGACAAGGCGAAGCTCGACTTCCGCACCATGGAGATCCGCACGGACATCGACCGCGAACTGCTCCAACTCGCCGTCGACGAAGCCGAGGCTGCCTACAAGGAACAGCAGACCGATGTCCCACAGAAGGTTGCCTCGCAGAAGTCCGACATGCGGATTCTGGAGATCACCAAGCGAATTGAAGACATCAACATGCAGCGGCAGGAAGGCGACCTGCAGAAGATGGTGATCAAGGCTCCCATGGACGGGATGGTTGTGTTGCAGACGATGTTCCGGCCGGGTGGCGATCAGGTGACGCTGGCTGTCGGCGACCAGGTGCGGCCGGGGCAGCCGATCATGAAGATCATCGATGCCCGTACGATGCAGGTGGAGGGGCAGATCAACCAGTCGGAAAGCAGTTCGTTCCGCATTGGACAAACAGCCGATGTCAGCCTCGATGCGTTCCCCGGATCTCACTATGAGGCCAAGGTTTACGCGATCGGCGCACTGGCTACCAGCGGTGGCCGGCAGCAGTTCTTCATCCGCAATGTGCCCGTGCGGGTACAGATGGTGAATCCGGACAAGAACGTGATCCCGGATCTTTCGGCGTCCGCCGATGTCCTCCTTGCCAAAGCGGACAACGTACTGGCGACGCCTGCTTCCGCCGTGGAAGAGAGCGGCAACAAGACCTATGTCTATGTGAAGAACGGTGCCAGCTTCGAACGGCGAGAGGTGCGTCTGGGCCTGAACAACGGCACGCAAGTCGCGGTTCTGGAAGGCTTAAAGGAAGGCGAAGTGGTCCGCGTGAACTAG
- a CDS encoding acyl-CoA dehydrogenase family protein: MASFRGVDYLHIDSLLNDEEKLVRQTARQFTEDRVIPIIKDCFNEGRFPSELIAEMGELGFFGANLEGYGCAGLTNVEYGLIMQELERGDSGLRSFVSVQGALAMYPIRTYGSEEQRQRYLPKLAEGKLIGCFGLTEPGFGSNPGGMTTTARKDGDEWVLNGEKTWITNGTVADVAVVWARSPEGVRGFLVDKGTPGFTSSDIHGKLSMRASVTSSLAFSDCRIPESQRLPDAIGLKAALGCLSQARYGIGWGVLGAAMDCFETARQYTLVRKQFDDRPIATHQLVQEKLAWMVTEITKGQLLAMHCGRLKDQKKLDFAHVSMLKRNNVSIALDCARLSRDLLGGNGIIDDYPIMRHMCNLETVKTYEGTDHIHALVIGERVTGLPAYR; this comes from the coding sequence ATGGCCTCCTTTCGGGGTGTTGACTACCTCCACATCGATTCTCTGTTGAACGATGAGGAAAAACTGGTCCGTCAGACGGCGCGCCAGTTCACGGAAGACCGGGTGATCCCGATTATCAAGGACTGCTTCAACGAGGGCCGGTTCCCGTCCGAGTTGATTGCGGAGATGGGTGAGTTGGGCTTCTTCGGCGCAAATCTCGAAGGCTACGGCTGTGCCGGGCTTACGAACGTCGAGTACGGACTGATCATGCAGGAGTTGGAGCGCGGCGACTCGGGCCTGCGCAGCTTCGTCAGCGTGCAGGGCGCGCTGGCGATGTATCCCATCCGCACCTATGGGAGCGAGGAACAGCGCCAAAGATACTTGCCGAAGCTGGCCGAGGGCAAGCTGATCGGGTGTTTCGGTTTGACCGAGCCGGGGTTTGGATCGAACCCAGGCGGCATGACCACCACGGCGCGAAAAGACGGCGACGAGTGGGTTCTGAACGGTGAGAAGACGTGGATCACGAACGGTACGGTCGCCGATGTGGCGGTGGTATGGGCGCGCAGCCCCGAAGGTGTACGTGGATTCCTGGTGGACAAGGGCACGCCTGGTTTCACGTCCAGCGACATTCACGGCAAGCTGTCGATGCGCGCGTCGGTGACCTCGTCGCTGGCGTTTAGCGATTGCCGGATTCCGGAGTCGCAGCGGTTGCCGGACGCTATTGGATTAAAGGCTGCTCTGGGCTGTCTGTCGCAGGCTCGGTATGGCATTGGGTGGGGTGTGTTGGGCGCGGCCATGGACTGTTTCGAGACTGCCCGGCAGTACACGCTGGTCAGGAAGCAGTTTGACGACCGGCCCATCGCCACTCATCAACTGGTGCAGGAGAAGCTGGCCTGGATGGTGACCGAGATTACCAAGGGTCAGTTGCTGGCGATGCATTGCGGACGCCTGAAGGATCAGAAGAAACTCGACTTCGCGCACGTTTCGATGTTGAAGCGGAACAACGTCTCGATCGCCCTGGACTGCGCGCGGCTGTCCCGCGATCTGCTGGGCGGCAACGGAATTATCGACGACTATCCGATCATGCGTCACATGTGCAATCTGGAGACCGTAAAGACCTATGAAGGCACCGACCATATTCACGCACTGGTGATCGGCGAGCGCGTGACGGGTCTACCGGCTTATCGTTGA
- a CDS encoding class I SAM-dependent methyltransferase has protein sequence MRILLALIFVLSSAHLMAQPHRNSAARWDQIYLSSDAKVPVNPSTLVLETTANLKTGVALDVGMGNGRNAIYLARKGWKVTGVDISPAAVKQAHQEASKLKVELDARAGDIDHMDLGRDRYDLILCMYIHMVPVKNARRLMESLKPGGLLIVEGHHADVQALGLRPVSGGPPGYMTNQLIRSFEKLRILRYEDRTMQAEWSNGPEGKAPIVRLVARKE, from the coding sequence ATGCGGATCTTGCTCGCACTCATTTTTGTTCTAAGTTCGGCGCATCTGATGGCGCAGCCGCATAGGAACTCGGCCGCTCGTTGGGATCAGATCTACCTCAGTTCAGACGCGAAGGTGCCGGTGAATCCCAGCACCCTGGTGCTGGAGACGACTGCGAACCTGAAGACGGGCGTGGCTCTGGACGTCGGCATGGGCAACGGACGCAACGCCATCTATCTGGCCCGCAAAGGTTGGAAGGTGACGGGCGTGGACATCTCTCCGGCTGCCGTGAAGCAGGCCCACCAGGAAGCGTCAAAGCTGAAAGTGGAATTGGACGCACGCGCGGGTGACATCGATCACATGGATCTCGGACGGGACCGGTATGACCTGATCCTGTGCATGTACATCCACATGGTGCCCGTAAAAAATGCGCGCCGGCTGATGGAATCGTTGAAGCCCGGTGGGCTGCTGATTGTGGAAGGCCACCATGCGGACGTGCAGGCGTTGGGGTTGCGGCCTGTTTCCGGTGGACCTCCCGGCTACATGACTAACCAACTGATCAGGTCGTTCGAAAAGCTGCGGATTCTGCGCTACGAAGACAGGACCATGCAGGCGGAATGGTCGAACGGGCCTGAGGGCAAGGCGCCGATCGTCCGACTGGTGGCCAGGAAAGAGTAG